A portion of the Avibacterium sp. 20-132 genome contains these proteins:
- a CDS encoding AraC family transcriptional regulator, with the protein MAKTLAQPLPDTPYAPSEEMPIRVVQRHHQPRTAVASHQHAWGQLVYSRQGVIRVFTPQASFTVPPERAVWIAANEPHRVDVLSATQVFTAHLYRDVPSTALSVPPLLREVLIALSKPSEKRRFDLLSALFCEELKNAPALPLGVRLPQDKRLRQLCEAVLQTPRLDIPLAQWAHDCGASVATVQRLFKRELGCHFNAWRQQALLARATELAAQQLPLAHIALELGYRSQSAFSFMVSQCTGQTASAYFYPKGNEN; encoded by the coding sequence ATGGCAAAAACACTCGCTCAACCGCTACCCGATACCCCTTACGCACCCAGTGAAGAAATGCCCATTCGTGTGGTACAGCGCCATCATCAACCCCGCACGGCGGTGGCGAGCCATCAACACGCTTGGGGGCAGTTGGTGTATTCCCGACAAGGCGTGATTCGTGTGTTTACGCCGCAGGCGAGTTTCACCGTGCCGCCTGAACGGGCGGTGTGGATTGCCGCCAATGAGCCTCATCGGGTGGACGTGTTGTCTGCCACGCAGGTGTTTACCGCCCATTTGTACCGTGATGTACCCAGCACCGCTCTGAGCGTGCCGCCCTTGTTGCGTGAGGTCTTGATTGCCCTGTCAAAGCCGTCTGAAAAACGGCGTTTCGACTTGTTGTCTGCTTTATTTTGTGAAGAGTTAAAAAACGCACCCGCCTTGCCGTTGGGCGTGCGATTGCCACAAGACAAGCGTTTGCGTCAGCTGTGTGAAGCCGTGTTGCAAACGCCGAGATTAGATATTCCGCTGGCACAATGGGCGCACGATTGTGGGGCAAGCGTAGCAACGGTGCAGCGTTTGTTTAAGCGTGAGCTGGGCTGCCATTTCAACGCGTGGCGGCAACAAGCCTTGCTCGCCCGTGCCACCGAACTCGCCGCCCAACAGCTGCCCCTCGCCCATATCGCCCTTGAGCTGGGCTACCGCAGCCAAAGCGCGTTTTCCTTTATGGTGAGCCAATGCACAGGACAAACCGCAAGTGCGTATTTTTATCCGAAAGGTAATGAAAATTGA